The DNA sequence GCACAATCAAAAGAAGATCAAGTACAGAGAGGATATTTCTTTGCTATTGTCGATGAAATCGATTCCATTTTAATTGATGAAGCCAGGACCCCTCTTATTATTTCAGGCCCTACTAGTCATTCACGGCAAATGTACGATGATTTAAAAGATGATGTGCATATACTGGTAAAGAATCAAAGAGATTCCTGTAATCATTTAGCTTTAGAAGCACGTAAAGTTTTAGAAAAATGTAATCTTATTGAAGAAGAAACAGAAAAGCTTAAAATATCAAAAACCCAAGAAACCGAGTGTGAAAAAGCTTTTCGAAATCTATGGCTTGTTAGCAAAGGAATGCCTCAAAATAGAACCCTTAAAAAACTTCGTGAAAACCCTAGGTTAAGAGCCGAAATTGAAAAGTGGGATACTTATTTCTACGCTGAGCCCAATAAAGAAGAACGCCATGAGGCCCTAGCAGAGCTTTTAATTATTGTTGATGAACGTGCCAATGAGTTTGAATTAACCGATAAAGGAATTCAACAATGGGTTGAAGGTTCGAGAAATCAACTCTCTTCGGATGACTTTATCATGTTAGACTTAGGTCATGAATATGCTAATATTGATCAACATCCTGAGTGGGATGAGCAAGAAAAGCGCAATCAAAAAATTCTACTAAGAGAAGAAGATGCACGTCGTAAAGAACGCTCTCATAATTTAAGGCAACTCCTACGAGCTCACTTACTAATGGAAAATGATGTTGATTACATCATTGAAAACCAAAAAATTGTGATCATTGACGAAAATACGGGTCGTCCCCAGCCAGGCAGACGATTTGCAGACGGGCTACATCAAGCAATCGAAGCTAAAGAAGGCGTTGCTATTCAAGGAGAAACACAAACCTATGCAACTGTTACTTTACAAAATTATTTTAGATTATATGCGAAACTTGCAGGTATGACTGGTACCGCAATGACAGAAGCCAATGAGTTCAAAGAAATTTATCAATTAGATGTATTAGCCATCCCCACCCACCATCCTTGTATCCGCAAAGATTACGATGATGAAATTTACATGACCGAGCGAGAAAAGTATCAGGCACTTGTAAAAGATATTCAATCGGTTCATTCACAGTCTCGTCCTATTTTAATTGGAACGGAATCTGTAGAAGCTTCGGAAAAGCTCTCTCGTATTTTGAAACAACATCAATTAGAACACACCATTCTCAATGCAAAGAACCATGCTAGAGAAGCAGAGATTATTGCAGAAGCAGGCTCAAAAGGAGCTATTACAGTTGCAACAAATATGGCTGGTAGAGGAACAGATATTAAGCTAAAAGAAGATGTAGCAGAGAGCGGTGGGTTATATGTCGTTGCAACCACTCGCCATCAGTCTAGACGCATTGATAGACAGCTAAGAGGAAGAGGAGCACGTCAAGGTGATCCTGGCAGCTCTAAATTCTATGTTTCTTTTGAAGATTCTTTAATGCGACTATTTACCTCTCCTAGAATCACTATTTTTTTACAAAGATTCCGTCCCCCCGAAGGAGAAGCAATTACTGCAAAAGTATTAAACAAATCCATTGAAACCGCTCAAAAACGTGTAGAACAACGCAATTACACTATGCGCAAGCATACCTTAGAATACGATGATGTGATGAATAAGCAACGAGAAGAGATCTATTCTTTCCGTAATGAAGTACTGCATATCGATAATTCTCTTTCTCTTGCACGTGAAATTTTAGAAAGTATTTGCATACAAATGTGTCATCGGTTTTTCTCTTCCCGCAATAGAGAAGACGGATGGGATCCGCAAGGATATACACAATGGCTACACACCCACTTTCCTTTAACATTTGACCCTAAAGAATTCGACGACGATTATTTGCAATTAGAAGATATTGAACAATTAGCTACACAGAAAATACTTGAGGCATTTGAACAAAAAATTGAGCATGAATCTCAAAAAATTCAGCAAACACAATCCTTGTTTGCCTCTGCTGATTTAGATTCTGCTGAAAAAGTTTTATGCCAAGTTGTACGTGGATTATTGATTCGTATCATCGATCGCCTCTGGCAAGAGCATTTATTGCACATAGATCATTTGCGTTCTGAAGTGCATTTACGCGCAGTGGGTCAGAAAGATCCTTTAATGGAATTTAAACACGAAGCTTTTGCTTTATTTGATCGTTTAAGTTTAGAAATCAAACAAGAAATCGCACATGCTTTGTTTAAATTTACTATGGTTATGCCAGAGAATTTTATAGAACCCAGTGTAATAAATAAAAGATCATCTCTCATTGATTTATCTCAAATAAATCCTTCTAAGAGAGTAAAGCCTATTTAAAGTGATGTACTTTTTTATACCCTAAAAAAAATAGCGGAAGAGAAGCTAGACAATAAAAAAACCAATAATGGCTATTCCATTCTAGCCGTAAATAACCCTCATCAGAAAAAAGCAACTGCAATATTCCAACGATGAATAAATTAGCGGCAATTGATAATAGTAAAATAGGCCAAAAACTATTCTTATCCTCTTGATATTCTTTCTCTGTTTTTTCCTCTATTTTAGGAAAAACACTACTGCTAGATGCAGAAACAAATTTTTTTTCCAAAACAGGTTCCTCTTTAGAGGTTTTAAGCAAAACTGTGGCGCTCTTTTGTTCGTTTATTTTTTGTTCATCTTGCTTAACAGGATGATTTTTTCTTAGCGAATAAGGAGGTGGATAAAAAGAGAGCAGGCTATCTTGAAGAGCTTTTTGTTGCAAATAATTTTTTTCAAAAGCGTTGCTACTTTGTTCTGTTGCACAATAGGGACAATGCAGAGCTTCGACAGGAATACGTCCATCACAGCTACTACACATTTTTTGTCGCTCTTTATCCGTCATAAAATGATCAAGCTTAATATAAAATATTCTAACTTCATTTTCACACACATAAGACAAAATTTCTAGCTTTTTTCTTTTTCTAATCAGATATATCTAATTATCAATCAATTTGGTTCAAATTAATTTTGAATAAAAAGAATTAAGAGCAGTATTTTTAGATTTGCCATTGCATCATATTTTTGAGCGTTTTAACATATTAGCAATCACAAAGAGAGCTTTCATGAATCAAAAAAAATATGATATTGCAATTATCGGTGCAGGACCTGGAGGATATGTAGCTGCTATTAAGCTCACACAAGGAGGCAAAAAAGTATGCCTTATAGAAAAACAATTTCTTGGAGGAACTTGCTTGAATGTTGGTTGTATTCCTACAAAAACCCTCCTATCTGATGCAAATCTTTCACACAAAGTAACAGCTAATGCTGAGAAATTGGGTTTAAAAAAAGATGCTATTTGTCCCAATTATCCAAAAATAAAACAAGATAAAGATCGCGTTGTGGAAAAAATACGTAAAGGATTGCAGGGATTATTGCAATCTAATCAGATTACAATCCTATATGGACAAGCAGAGTTTATATCCCCCAAAGAACTCAAAATTACAGGTAAAGAAGTTTGTAGGATTGAAGCAGAACAAATCATTATTGCAACTGGCTCTGAACCTTTGGATATCCCTTCACTCCCATGCGATCACCAACTGGTTTATAATTCTACTTCTATTTTAGAACTAACTGAGCTACCCAAAACTTTGGTTATTGTAGGAGGAGGATATATTGGCTGTGAATTTGCTTCTTTATTTACAGATTTAAAAGTAAAAGTGACTATCTTAGAAGCTCTCCCTTCTATTGTAACCAATCAAGGAAAAAGCGTTTCTGAAGCCCTAACACGTGCTTTTTATAAAAAAGGTATTGAGATACAAACCAATGTGACAGTAATAGGGATCGACAAACAAGAATCTGGTTTACGCATCCGTTTAGAAGGAGGTAAAGAGTTATTTTGTGATAAAGCACTCATTGCAATAGGACGAAAACTGGTATCTAATGGACTAGGATTAGAAAAGATAGGAGTGGTTCTTGATCAAAAAGGAGCTATCGTAGTAAATGAAAAAATGCAAACCAATCTAGATGGAATTTATGCTATTGGTGATGTAACAGGTAAAAACCTTTTAGCTCATGTAGCCTCTCACCAAGGGATAATAGCTGCAGATACTATTCTAGGCAAAGCTGTTGAAATGTACTATAATGCAATTCCAGCAGTTATTTTTACTAACCCAGAGATTGCTATGGTAGGTATGACATTCGAAGAAGCTGAAAAAGCAGGTTTTTCCCCTATTATTGGTAATTTCCCTTTTCAAGCACTTGGTAAAGCGATTGCCTCTGCAGAAACGGATGGATTTGCTCAAATCATCGTAGATAAATCCACTGATCAAATTTTGGGAGCCCAAGTTGTAGGAAGTGAGGCATCAACCTTAATTGCTGAAATGAGTTTAGCAATTGCACAAGAGTTAACCCTTGATTGTATTATTGACACTATTCATGCTCATCCTACTCTACCAGAGGCTTGGCATGAAGCTGCTTTATTAGCAAATGAAACACCTCTTCACTTTCCTCCAAAGAGAAAATCGTGAGTCAAAATAAGCTGCCGATTAATCCTGAATCCTACTCTTCTTCACAACTATTAAGACCCGGACGCTTCCCCTCTTGGTTGCATCGAAAATTACCAAGAGGTTCAAATCTCACATACACACAAGGGATTTTAACTAAGCATCGTTTAAATACAGTATGTGAAGAAGCAAAGTGCCCCAATCGTTTTGAATGTTATTCCAATCACACAGCTACCTTCTTAGCATTAGGTAAACAGTGCACTCGTAATTGTGGATTTTGTGACATCGACTTTTCCAAAAATCCTAAACAACCTGAAGTTGATGAACCAAGACGTATTGCTCTATGCACTCAAGAATTAGGATTAAAGCACGTGGTTATCACTATGGTTGCACGAGATGATCTGATCGATAAAGGGGCCTCTCACATGGCAGAAATTATCCGCCAGATACGTATAGAATGCAAAGAAGTAACCATAGAAGTATTAACCTCCGATTTTTCAGAAGACTATGCCTCTATTGACCTTCTTCTCCAAGAACAACCAGACATTTTTAATCATAATTTAGAAACCGTTGAAACATTAACTCCTAGAGTCAGACACAAAGCAACCTATCTTCGTTCTTTAAATATCTTGTCTTATGTAAAACAATCTCATAAAACGCAATTTATCAAATCTGGTTTAATGGTAGGCTTAGGAGAAACACCTGAGCAAGTTAAAAGAGCCATTGATGATCTTAGAACAGCAGGCTGTGATATCATTACCATTGGACAATACTTGCAAGCAAATAGAAAAAAACTTCTTGTTAAAGAGTTCATTACACCTGAGCAGTTTCAAAAATATGCAGATTACGGTCAAGAAATAGGGATCAAACAAATGTTCTGCGGCCCCTTTGTCCGATCTAGCTACCACGCACATAAGGTCAAAAATCTAATGACAGAAGTCTCTTTCTAAAATATTTCCAATTGCTTTATATAAAGAATACTTAATTTAAGAAATTATATAAGATGTCTCCTAAAGTTGGCATTGTTATTCTACATTATGGATCTTTAGCAAACACAATTGAATGTCTACAATCGGTTTTTGCTTTAGATTACCCTCTCTTTGAAACAATTGTTGTCGACAATAGCCTACATCCCACTGATGGGATAACACTTAGAAAGCTTTTTCCTGAAGCTATTCTCTTATCTATGCCAGAAAACTTAGGATATGCAGAAGGCAATAACCAGGGAATAGCTTATGCAATCAAGCATGAATGCACATATGTGCTCTTACTTAATAATGATACGGTTATTGCAAAAGACCTACTTATCCACTTCGTACAAACCGCTCAAACCTATCCAAATGCTGGTTGCTTAGGTGCCAAAATTTTTTACTACGATGAACCTATAACGCTTTGGCATGCAGGTGGATTTCTTCATTCTAAAACCCTCCGCCTCTATCATAAGGGCTATAAAGAAATTGATCTAGCAAACAAATATAATCATATTGCAGAAATTGAATACGCCTGTGGTTGTGCTATTTTTGTGACAAAAGAAGTGATAAAAACAGTAGGCACTCTATCCAAAGAATTTTTCCTTATTTGGGAAGAAGCAGATTGGTGTTGGCGTATCAGAAAATCTGGTTATAGCTGTCTTTTTGTACCTCAAGCAAAAGTTTGGCATAAGATTTCTTGTAGTTTAAATAGAGGGACTCTATGGCACTATTTTTACTCTCGCAATCGTTTAACTTTCTTAAACTATCACCTTCCTAAAAAACAAAAACGTGCTTTTTATTGCTTCCAATTCCCCAAAGAGCTATTTTTCCTTTTTTTTTATGCCTTTCATCCTCAGCTTACTAAAGCAACACGCCTTTTACATCGTGCAGCATTAAAAGGCATCTTTGATTATTACCGAGGGCTTTTAGGCCCTTGTCCTCATAAAAACTTTCGTTAAAACCCAACGATTCTTTCAATAAGGCTTCTCTAGATCATGGTCTTTGGAAACTTTATCTTTTATAAACATAAATTATAAATCATATAAATAAAATAACCTCTCTTGCTTACTAATTCATTAGTTGTTAAAAGACGATTAAATAGATTTATTAAAATCTGATGCTATAAACAATTTTAATATAATTTTAGACACTACATGGATATGTTCGCTTTTGCGCAAAATACCGACTGTATTATCCTAGCAGGAGGGCAAGGAACTCGTTTATTTCCTCTTACTCAAACCCGCTGTAAACCAGTGGTTTGCTTTGGCGGAGCTCATCGCTTAATCGATATTCCTCTTTCTCATTGCTTACATGCTAAATTAGACTCAATCTTTGTGATTACTCAATACTTAGCCTCTTCTTTGCAACAACATATTTATGAAACCTATCATTTCGATCAGTTTCATAAGAGCAACATTCAACTACTTTCCCCTGAAGAAACGCCTAAGCGAAAAGTTTGGTTTAAAGGAACTGCTGATTCTATTAGGCAAAGTCTTGAGCATTTTGAAGCCTCCTCTGCAGAGTACTTTTTAATTCTGTCAGGAGATCAACTCTACAATATGGATTTTAATAAGCTATTTGCCTTTGCAAAGGAAAGTAATGCCGATTTTATTATTGGTGCTTTAAGTGTTGGAGAACAAGAAGCAAAGCGTATGGGCGTACTCAATATTTCTACTAACAAGCAAGTTTTGGACTTTTTTGAAAAACCGTCTGATGCAGCCACTCTTAAACGATTTAGCCAATCAACTTTACAACCTAAATACCTAGGATCCATGGGTATTTATTTATGCAAAAGAGAAACTTTATTTAATTTGCTAAAAGAAGAAGGGGATGATTTTGGTAGACATCTTATTCCATTACAGGTGAATAAGGGAGGAACTTATTGCTATCAACATGAGGGATATTGGGAAGATATTGGCACTGTTCTTTCCTATTACAAAGCAAATTTAGCTCTAACTCAAAAAAACCACCTTGACGCCAAACCTATTTTTACTACCGCGCAACAACTACCTAGTACTTTAATTAGAGATACAAAAGTAATAGATTCCATTATTGCTCAAGGATCCATTAGTGAAGCTTCTCAAATTACCAATAGTGTCATTGGTATGCGCATTAAAATAGGCTCTGATAGTATCATTGACGCTTGCGTTTTGGTGGGAAATCTTAGTGCATTCCCTTCCCCTAGTACTCTGCCACAATATTGTTCTATCGGCAGAAACTGCATTTTGAAAAAAGTGATTGTCGATGAGCATACCATCATCGGTAATAATGTAACATTGACCAATCCAAATGCAATAAATCACCTAGACGCCTTTAAAGATCATGGTATTTATATTCGAGATGGGATTATCATCGTAACATCTGGAACAAAAGTTCCTGATGGGTTTACTATCTAATGAAAATTTGGGCTCTTGCAGATCCACACCTTTGTTTTGGCGCACCTAAAAAATCTATGGAGGTTTTTGGTCCTGCTTGGAAAAATTACACCGATAAAATCCATACAAATTGGCTAGAGTGTATTGAAAAAGAAGATTTGGTGTTGATTCCAGGAGATATCTCTTGGGCCATGCGTCTAAAGGAAGCTCTTATTGACTTATTCTGGTTAGATGCCCTACCTGGGCATAAAATCATTTTACGAGGAAACCACGACTATTGGTGGAGCTCAAAAGCAAAGCTTGCACAAGCTATGCCTCCTTCCATTCAATGTATTCACAATGATGCTATTCTATGGCAAGATATAGCCATCGGCGGCAGTAGGCTATGGGATACTTACGAATATCAATTTAATGACTATATCGAATTCAAAGAAAATCCCTTACTAAAAAAACCCTTAGAAGAGAGTGCTGAAAAGCAAGAAGTTATTTTTTTAAGAGAACTTGAGCGTTTGAAATTAAGCTTAAAACAGTTATCTCCTCTTGCACGTATTCGTATTGCGCTCACTCACTACCCTCCCATTGACCCCCGCTTAAATCCTTCTCGTGCTTCAGAAATTCTAGAACGATTTCAGGTACAATACTGCGTATTTGGGCATCTACACAATGTAAAAAGAAACGCACTTCCTTTTGGCACAGCTCGCGGAATTCACTATATTTTAACCTCTTGCGATTATTTAGATTTTAAACCTTTACGTGTTCTCTAATACTTCTTTAACTATATCCAAATAAACAGGATCTTTCTTGTTTAACAAGACCTCTACAGGATACTCTTTACGAGTATTCCTAATTTGAGAAATGCGTCTTTCTTCTTCTTCTAAGTCCATGTAATGATAATATTCAGTAATCATTTCAAGCACATCCTGAAATTGCTCCTCTATTTTCATAAAGAGAAGCGCTTGTTTGACTACTTTAAAGAAAAACTCTCGATTTCCCCGATAGGCTAAATAATCCATCAAAATCAAAAGGGATTCAAAATCGGGTTCTTCTTGTAAATACCCTAAAAATCGATCGAACATCAAAGAAGCAGATGGGGTACCCGTTGATAGAAATAAGCAGATTCTTAACGCTTCAAAGCGTTTTTTATGAGTTACATAAGGAGAAAATCCATCTAATAACTCAGAAGCGCCAACATAATTTTCTTCTATCATTTGATCAGCAATGTAATCGAGAATAAAACCTTCTAAATCATGAGCAGAATAACTACATGCATATAAAAAAATCTCTTCCGTAGACCCTTCTTTATCTGCTGCATTGTCAAGAATATCCTCCAAGGACTCTAGAGCTTCTTGTAGTTGATCAGCTTCTACCAAAGATCCACTATCATATGCCTCTATTAAACAATCTAATTGATCACAAAACAAAGAAATAGGTAGATTTTCTGGCAGGAGTCTACGCCACAACTCAAATAGCAAAAGATAGCATTTAGCTTGGTTTTCTTCCTCTTTTGGCCATATATGCTTAGTTAATTCTTCTGGACTATCAAATTGCTGAGCTTGTTCTACAAAACTTACCTCATCAAAAAAAACACCAAGCCTACCCAGACGTGTAAATAAAGTAGCAAGCTTCAATTCTCGTAAATCTTCTATCTGCCAGGGGGCAACTTGAGATTTAGGATTATTGTTGTGTTTTATTCGCAATAAATTATAGAGAGACTTTCCACGTAATTGCATATTACCATATCTGTTAAGAAAATATTAAGACTACTATGCGTAAAGATATTTTGTCAAATCTATACAAAAAAAAGGGATCAAAGGTAGATTAGAAAACGTTATGAAAATCAAGAAATACTCTTTCTTATTACTAGAGCTGTTGATCGCTTTATTTTTGCTTAGCACTATGATCCTACCTTTTGCTTATTTGCCTATAAAAGCTCTACAAAAAGAATATATATATCTACAAGAGCTGCAGCTACGTAGATTAGCTGATATCCAGTTTTCCGCTATTAAAAAAGATCTGTATTCCCAGGAAAAAAAATTTCTAGCTGTTCTATCAGCAAAAGGTTCAAAAGAAAAAATCGAGCTTTCAGCACCTAAATTGCTTATTTTAAAATTGGGCTCTTCTTCTAAGAAATTGATCATAAAAGAGTATGGATATACACATTTACAAGAAAAGAACCACTATTTGATTCGTTTTCTCATCGAGATATATCCAGAAAACGCAACAGCTAAAAAAAGATATTTCATTTACCAGCTCTTCATAAAAACTCGTACTATTTAAGCTATCTCTTTATTAGCTCTTTCTTCCTCTCCTTTTCCTTGCTATTCTCTCTTGTTTCCCTCTGATCCCTGCTCGAATTTCTGTTTTTGGAAGCCTTATGTCCATTTCCAGCAAGTCGAGTATTTCTAATGGACACCTATATAAGGCGAGGTTGAATTTGCTCTCACAATAGCTTCTCTTTCATACAGCACAAGGCTTGTACCCGTTAGGATCTTGTACAGGATCTACTAAAGACATTAATCCAATTGTACAAATATATGTATAGTCCTCGTTGTCTTCATCGTCATCAGAAGCTACAGGAATAATAGCCTCTTTCCTATATCTCTGGTCTAAATTTCTAAGACAGTTCTCTAATTGACTAGGAGAAAGATTTAGCAACCACATCAAATCTCCCCAAATTGTATCGTTTTGTATACAATGTTGGATAAAATGATCTGTTGCATTTGGTAAGTATTGTCGAATGATTTCTGCTTTATCTTCCTCTCGAAAAAACCAATCGGGGCTGATCCTTTGCCTAGCAAATGATTCATGAGTGGGCTCGTTGCAGAGCATATGCTTCCCAAAAAAAAAGCTTGTAGTAGCTATAACAGCATTTATAACTAGCAGAATAGCTAATCTACGCTGTCTTTCTCGATTTGATCGAAGCCAACCTAAAGGCTCCTCTCTAATGCTTATTAACCAGCAGTATTCAATTTTAGAGAATACCCAAATAATGAGGAAAGAGCTACTTTTTAAGAGGTTCATAGAAAATGTATAAGGCTTGTGGGTATAGCGATAAAAAACCAAAGAAATAACTGTTAAAACTGTATAAGCAATTGTTTCTACAATTGCTATTGGTACTATAA is a window from the Candidatus Rhabdochlamydia porcellionis genome containing:
- the secA gene encoding preprotein translocase subunit SecA; this encodes MLSIFKKIFGTSQNRLLKRYQKIVVEVNRLEKNFQELSDEEVRQKTAEFKTRYLKGETLEDLLPEAYAVVKNTCRRLCGTDIHVSGYDQKWDMIPYDVQILAGIAMHHGAIAEMQTGEGKTLTASLPLYLNACTGKPVHLVTVNDYLAERDCQWIGTIFRWLGLNVTALTGNTPHHIRNQIYAADIVYGTASEFGFDYLRDNSMAQSKEDQVQRGYFFAIVDEIDSILIDEARTPLIISGPTSHSRQMYDDLKDDVHILVKNQRDSCNHLALEARKVLEKCNLIEEETEKLKISKTQETECEKAFRNLWLVSKGMPQNRTLKKLRENPRLRAEIEKWDTYFYAEPNKEERHEALAELLIIVDERANEFELTDKGIQQWVEGSRNQLSSDDFIMLDLGHEYANIDQHPEWDEQEKRNQKILLREEDARRKERSHNLRQLLRAHLLMENDVDYIIENQKIVIIDENTGRPQPGRRFADGLHQAIEAKEGVAIQGETQTYATVTLQNYFRLYAKLAGMTGTAMTEANEFKEIYQLDVLAIPTHHPCIRKDYDDEIYMTEREKYQALVKDIQSVHSQSRPILIGTESVEASEKLSRILKQHQLEHTILNAKNHAREAEIIAEAGSKGAITVATNMAGRGTDIKLKEDVAESGGLYVVATTRHQSRRIDRQLRGRGARQGDPGSSKFYVSFEDSLMRLFTSPRITIFLQRFRPPEGEAITAKVLNKSIETAQKRVEQRNYTMRKHTLEYDDVMNKQREEIYSFRNEVLHIDNSLSLAREILESICIQMCHRFFSSRNREDGWDPQGYTQWLHTHFPLTFDPKEFDDDYLQLEDIEQLATQKILEAFEQKIEHESQKIQQTQSLFASADLDSAEKVLCQVVRGLLIRIIDRLWQEHLLHIDHLRSEVHLRAVGQKDPLMEFKHEAFALFDRLSLEIKQEIAHALFKFTMVMPENFIEPSVINKRSSLIDLSQINPSKRVKPI
- a CDS encoding metallophosphoesterase is translated as MKIWALADPHLCFGAPKKSMEVFGPAWKNYTDKIHTNWLECIEKEDLVLIPGDISWAMRLKEALIDLFWLDALPGHKIILRGNHDYWWSSKAKLAQAMPPSIQCIHNDAILWQDIAIGGSRLWDTYEYQFNDYIEFKENPLLKKPLEESAEKQEVIFLRELERLKLSLKQLSPLARIRIALTHYPPIDPRLNPSRASEILERFQVQYCVFGHLHNVKRNALPFGTARGIHYILTSCDYLDFKPLRVL
- the lpdA gene encoding dihydrolipoyl dehydrogenase, with translation MNQKKYDIAIIGAGPGGYVAAIKLTQGGKKVCLIEKQFLGGTCLNVGCIPTKTLLSDANLSHKVTANAEKLGLKKDAICPNYPKIKQDKDRVVEKIRKGLQGLLQSNQITILYGQAEFISPKELKITGKEVCRIEAEQIIIATGSEPLDIPSLPCDHQLVYNSTSILELTELPKTLVIVGGGYIGCEFASLFTDLKVKVTILEALPSIVTNQGKSVSEALTRAFYKKGIEIQTNVTVIGIDKQESGLRIRLEGGKELFCDKALIAIGRKLVSNGLGLEKIGVVLDQKGAIVVNEKMQTNLDGIYAIGDVTGKNLLAHVASHQGIIAADTILGKAVEMYYNAIPAVIFTNPEIAMVGMTFEEAEKAGFSPIIGNFPFQALGKAIASAETDGFAQIIVDKSTDQILGAQVVGSEASTLIAEMSLAIAQELTLDCIIDTIHAHPTLPEAWHEAALLANETPLHFPPKRKS
- a CDS encoding glycosyltransferase family 2 protein codes for the protein MSPKVGIVILHYGSLANTIECLQSVFALDYPLFETIVVDNSLHPTDGITLRKLFPEAILLSMPENLGYAEGNNQGIAYAIKHECTYVLLLNNDTVIAKDLLIHFVQTAQTYPNAGCLGAKIFYYDEPITLWHAGGFLHSKTLRLYHKGYKEIDLANKYNHIAEIEYACGCAIFVTKEVIKTVGTLSKEFFLIWEEADWCWRIRKSGYSCLFVPQAKVWHKISCSLNRGTLWHYFYSRNRLTFLNYHLPKKQKRAFYCFQFPKELFFLFFYAFHPQLTKATRLLHRAALKGIFDYYRGLLGPCPHKNFR
- a CDS encoding sugar phosphate nucleotidyltransferase, producing MDMFAFAQNTDCIILAGGQGTRLFPLTQTRCKPVVCFGGAHRLIDIPLSHCLHAKLDSIFVITQYLASSLQQHIYETYHFDQFHKSNIQLLSPEETPKRKVWFKGTADSIRQSLEHFEASSAEYFLILSGDQLYNMDFNKLFAFAKESNADFIIGALSVGEQEAKRMGVLNISTNKQVLDFFEKPSDAATLKRFSQSTLQPKYLGSMGIYLCKRETLFNLLKEEGDDFGRHLIPLQVNKGGTYCYQHEGYWEDIGTVLSYYKANLALTQKNHLDAKPIFTTAQQLPSTLIRDTKVIDSIIAQGSISEASQITNSVIGMRIKIGSDSIIDACVLVGNLSAFPSPSTLPQYCSIGRNCILKKVIVDEHTIIGNNVTLTNPNAINHLDAFKDHGIYIRDGIIIVTSGTKVPDGFTI
- the lipA gene encoding lipoyl synthase, with translation MPINPESYSSSQLLRPGRFPSWLHRKLPRGSNLTYTQGILTKHRLNTVCEEAKCPNRFECYSNHTATFLALGKQCTRNCGFCDIDFSKNPKQPEVDEPRRIALCTQELGLKHVVITMVARDDLIDKGASHMAEIIRQIRIECKEVTIEVLTSDFSEDYASIDLLLQEQPDIFNHNLETVETLTPRVRHKATYLRSLNILSYVKQSHKTQFIKSGLMVGLGETPEQVKRAIDDLRTAGCDIITIGQYLQANRKKLLVKEFITPEQFQKYADYGQEIGIKQMFCGPFVRSSYHAHKVKNLMTEVSF